agtagagtgcgtgcctagagtgcacaaggtcctgggttcaattcccagtacttccattaaaagatTAGTTAATTAATagccaaattacctcccccaccaaaaaaaaaaaaaaaaaaagatgagacagGGGAGCCAGTGCATTGGcatggagtggaggtggggagccccaggATGATCTGGGCACTGGACACTGTGCTGTAGAACCAGAGCTATCCTAAGGGATAGGGACCAAGGGTCTGGCAGGGGCCTTGAATGTCAGGCTGAGGGCTGGGACCctgggagggctgtgggcaggggaAGGACCTATCAGGGCTGATGGTTGGGTGACAGAAGGGACTCTGCTTCTTTGTGAGCCCACAACGATCTAGGTGACAAATAATTACTGGGCACCAGAAAGACACAGCACTGACTGGGACAGACTCCATCCCTGCTGCGCGGAGCACACAGGCTAGGACAGGGGCAGGCAAAATAATACCCAACCGGGAGGAGTGTGACATCAGCCGGGTGGGTGGAACGCTGGGACCTGAGGGGTAGGAAGGCTTCCCAGGGTGGTGTCACTGAGTTGCAGGGGAGACGTGGAGTGGGCAACGTCCTGGCAGCTTGGACGACAGCGGTCAATAGCCAGCCGTGGGCAGGAGCAGGAAGAAAAGCTAGGTTTGAACTCCAGGTTGGGCCTCCCCCGACTTGTCCACACAGCTGTCTGCTTGTCCCACCACAGGCCCTCAAAGATGTCACTACACTGGGCTGCAGAAAGGCAATGAAGAAGTTTGAAAGGCACACGCTCCTGGTGAGTAGAGGCCTGGGTGTCGCTGTCTGAGAAGCAGACAAGGAGGGTGCCCATGGGTTTCGGGCAGGGAGTCAGAAGGCAGGAACCCCAGACCCCACCGTGCCACCGCCTCCCTGCCTGACCCGGGCTGGACATGCTCCTCTCTAGGCTTGTTTCCATCTGTCACAAGACAGGGGACCGGATCGCTAAGGTCCAGGGAACCATAACAAGCCACTACCGAGAGGCTCAGCGGGGAAAGGCCCCcatgggagtggggaaggagcCGGCAGCAGCAGCCTGCCTGGGCCCTGACCTGGGCCTGTGCCCGTCCCCCAGGATTACCTCCTCGGGGAGGGGAACCTGAGCCAGCCGGCCGTGCGGCTCCTGGGAGACGTGATGTCCAAGGACGGCTTCTTCTATCTCAGCTTCTCCGAGGCCCTCCGGGCCCACAGCTGCCTCAGCGACCGGCTCCGGTGAGGGTGCGGGTTGGAGGCGGTGGCGGGGCCAAACCGGGGCGAGCGACGGagtgggcggggccggcgggaAGGGCGCGGCCTGTAGAGGTGAGAGCAGGGGCCACGGAggcggagagaggaggaaaggaacaggATAAGGGCGTGGCCCAGAGGAAAAGAGGCGGGGTTCCCGGATCACACAACTCTCTGCTCCCCAACCGCGCCGGGCTTCAGGGACAGGCGAGGGCAGGAGTCGATGAAGGGGTGGGATTGGAGGGACTCGGTCGGATGAGAATGGGAGCAGGCGGCTGGGAGAGCACGGGAGGGGTCGCTGGGTAGGGGCAGGCCCGAGGACCCGGGTCATGCTCCCGCCCCGCCTACAGGTATAGCCGCATCTTGGGAGGCTGGGACCTGCTGCCACGTGCGCTGCTGAGCTCGCTGTCGGGGCCTGTGCTGCTGCACGCGCCTGTCGTGGCGATTAAGCAGGGGATTCACGAGGTTAGCGTGCACGTCGCGTCCTCGCGCCGGGCCCGGAACCTGAGGTCCATGACCGCTGACGTGGTGCTGCTGACGGTGAGCGGGCCGGCGCTGCAGCGCATCACCTTCACGCCGCCGCTGACGCGCAGGCGGCAGGAGGCGGTGCGCGCGCTGCACTACGTGCCGGCCACCAAGGTGTTCCTGAGTTTCCGTCGGCCCTTCTGGCACGACGAGCACATTGAGGGTGGCCACTCAAACACCGACCGCCCGTCGCGCGTGATATTCTACCCGCCTCCGGGTGAGGGCGCGCTGCTGCTGGCCTCGTACACGTGGTCGGACGCGGCAGCCACGTTCGCCGGCCTGAGCCTGGAGGACTCGCTGCGCTTGGCGCTGGACGACGTGGCGGCGCTGCACGGGCCGATCGTGTACCGGCTCTGGGACGGCAGCGGCGCCGTCAAGCGCTGGGCAGAGGACCCGCACAGCCAAGGCGGCTTCGTGGTGCAGCCGCCGACGCTCTGGCAAACGGACAGGGACAACGGGCAGGAGTACAACTGGGCAATCCCCTACGGCCGCATCTACTTCGCCGGCGAGCACACGGCCTACCCGCACGGCTGGGTGGAGACGGCCGTCAAGTCAGCGCTGCGTGCCGCGATGCTGATTAACAGGCGGGTCGACAGCCAGACCACCAGCGGGAACAACGCCCAGTTCATCAGTATCCACAGCAGCCCAGAGCGCGTGCACTCGGCGCCCGGCCACCACCAGTGCAACCtcgaaagggggcagggcacccCCCCTTCGACCACGACCCCAAAGAGGACCCAATATTAAAGTAGTTTTTGGAAACAGCCTTGTGGCCACGCCCCCTCCCTGGCTCCATGGCAGGGAGCAAAGCCATTAGTCCTCGCGGTAGAAGGTGCTGCACCTATCCTGGAGCCCTGGAAGCTGTTTTGTCTTCCTAGGCCATGGGGGCTCCGTTTGACGGAGTGGGAGGTACAGATACCGCTTTGCCCCACTAAATGGCAATCACAGTGCCCGCCACGCCTGTCAGACACAGACAGGTCCTGATGCAAGTAACATAAAGCACAGCCAACAGTGGGTTAAACaccagtttatttttctcttgacaaGAAGCTGGTAGACAGGGGCCTAGAGAGCAGCTCTGGAGGCCCTTCCATCTCGGTTACGCCCGGGATGTGCCTCCGCACAGCCACTAGGTGGAGGCCGCACTCCAACGCCCAATTCTCATTCTCTAAAAGCCCCAAACTCAGGCAGGTAGGGGAGCCCTGCCTCCACAAACCCCCACCACTCAACCCCAAGGGGGCCCCCCTTAGGTCTCATTGTTGGGATCGGGGTCACAGTGGTCTGACATCGATTCTGCAGAGACCAcgagccaccccctcccccatcaagGTCCAAGCCAAAGTGGTGGCCTCCTCTCCACCTACTAGAGGCCAATTGGATAAAAGTGTCAGTTTCAAGAAATCAGCCAATGAGTAGAGCGAGAAAGGCGTGGTGGAGAGCCCCGCCCCTGTttgcacctcccctccccagcctagGGGAGCGGCGGGTCGCGGGGGCGGAAGCTTGAAGTATCTGTACTGAGAATGCGCCCAGCAGGGTTAAGAGTCTGcgctttcctcctcctcctcctctggaagGATCTCCAGGCTGCTGTCAGGCTGCGTGACTGTGTCCGCAGAGGGCGGCGGAGCCGGTGGGGCCCGGGTGGGTGACAGCggcagtggggaggcagggggtgaggggctgTGGGGCTCTGTGGGCGGCGCCagacctaggacctcctgcacaTTGTGGGGCAGCTCCTGGAGGGTTGGGGGTAGGGAAGGAAAAGTCAGAGGTTTGACGTGGGTTGGGGGACGATGGGGAGTGGTCAGGGACTCACCCGGCAGGCGGTCAACTGTCGGTAGAGGGCCTCAGCCCGCATCAGCACGTCCTCCACGCTCAGCTTCATGGTCAGCTCGTTGATGTGCTGCGGGAGGGGGTGGGtcaggcctgcctgcctgcaaGCACTTAACCACCACCGCCCGAGCGCCTACTCTGTGCCTCGTGCTGGGGATACAATGGAAGGAAGACAGACTGGGCTGACCTTCTTGGGGCTCATAGTGGAGCTGGGGTATCAGGGAGGTCATGCTCTCTCGAGCTGCTCCGCCAGGCGCAGGATACAAGGAAAAGGGTCCTGAGCTCCACCCCGGCGGCCCCGCCCCACATTAGtgcactgggggaggggcagggctcccCTTATGCAGGGGCCGCATGCTCTGCGAGAATGAGAACACCGCCCAGAGCCAGGCAGTAAGATGTAAAACAGACCCGGGCTCATGGCCACCGGCCTCCCACCTTAGCTAATCACACTTTCAACAACCCTGTTTTGAGTACCCATTACCGAAAGGCCCCGTGCCAGCCTCCACGGAGTTCACAGCCAGCTGATGTGTCTCCTCCAAGCAGGTGAGGAGGGCCAAGGAGAGAGTGGGGACTGGGAGGGAGCCAGGGTCTCACCTTGAGGATCTCATTGGAGCCAAAGCCAGAAAGCATGAGGGTGTCCCGTTCCATGTCCAGGATGGCACAGGCCACCAGCAAGTGCAGGTTGGGTCCGGGGAGCCCAGTCCACAGCACCTAGCAGTGCCAGAGGGAGGGGTCACCACAAAGCCTCTGACTGAGGTcccacccagctctgcccctcgccctgcccacccccctcccacccccctcccagccctgcccatcagCAGCTCAGTTCTCAGCTCTCCCATCCAAACTGGCCGGCCCACCTCCCACAGCCGAAGGACATCCGGGAAGGGGAATTCTCTCTTGAACCAGATGAGCAGCCACcggaagcagaagcagagagagccaGAGTCCTGGGAGTCTAGGGGAGGACAGTGGTGGGAGGgacagtgctcagcacagagccaTCTCAAAATCAACTCCACTCCCGCTCATTCAGTGTGCTCAGTGCTCAGACTGGGACCCTAAGAAGTCACGCTGATTGTAAGAACCTCCACCAGTCTAGGCAAGTGGAAGGAGAGCTTGGTGTCAACAGGACCCTCTCCCAtcctgccttccagcctccagacaaGGTGAGCTAGTCCCATGTTCTCCACTCTCACGTGGAAGGGTAGCAGTAAGATCAGTCCACTCAAGGGAAAATCAGATATATTCCACACCCAAAGCTGGTGGAGGCGTGAGGAAGCCAGCACTTGTGTACACTGCTGGCAAAAAAAAGCTGGCCTGACTTTCTGGGAATGTGGTGCAAACGTTTCAAAAGCTGTAAAAATATGTACTGTGCTGGATACAATTTCACATCTAGGAATTTAACCTCAAGAAATTAGCCACAAATACAGATTCATCATGGTGAAAAACCGCacataacctaaatgtccagcaggTCAGGACAAATCTATTTTTGTACATCCTTAAGCTGGACAGAACACCATGCAGTCATTAAGACTGATGGTTTActtcccccacccaaaaaaataaaaaaagactgatGGTTTGGAAAACTTTCAGCGACAAGAGAGGCAGCTCCTGTCCGGATGCCCGCAGAAGTGGCAGGGGctttctaagccttagtttcctcttcaGTGAAGTGAGGCCAGTTTTGTCTCCCTCCCGCAGGGCACTCCTAAAAGTCAGTGAGGAAACGCCCACAGGTAAGCCAGTTTATCACGATCTGCATTTGAAAGACTAACCCTACCAACAGCaacttttactttcttctctttatcaGAATTTCCTACACTTTTTTACATTGAACGAGTAACAAAGGCAAATTGTAAAGCCGAAACGCAGCAGTCCTAaccccaggagcccagagaaCCAGTTTTtaatccccagagcctccagggtGAGTGGAGATAAAAGCTAGGTGGAGGTGAGGACTGGGAGGAGCCACACCCAGTCCCTTACCTGAGAAGTGGAAGGTTACCTGACAGGGCGTGAAGGTGCCAGTGCACCCACATCTGCCTCTGCGGTTTTGCTCCAAAACTGCAATCCTGCTTTCACATGTCAGTTCTAGGTTCTATGGGGATCTCTCCCTTGTCTGGACTGTGATCAGACTTCCTGGACTTTGTCGGTGGCCACTCCCATGCCCTGCCCATCGGCCCAGATGCGGTACCTAGGAAGTCGCAGAGCGGCGGGTCCAGGACCCTCAGGAGCAGCAGGAGTTGCCCAAGCTGCCGCTTCATCGTCTCCTGACTCTCCTCAAAGTTCCCGTGCTGCGGGAGGGAGGGCCACGTGAGGAGCCAGCCCCCTATCCTCTGAGGGGGCctttctcccacccctgccctgagcCTCACCACGAGCTCCATGAAGCCACAAAAACACCAGAAGGCATCCACCTCGTTCTGAGTGACGTAGAGGATCGGAGAGAGGAGGTCACTCATGCCCTGGACATAACCTGGGGGGGAAACAGCGtcagggcccagcccaggcttgcagccccctccccccacagggaaggcccggcccccagccccttcACGGGCTGCCGCGCACCAAGGTCAAAGTGGTACATGCAGTAGGTGAGGAGGATGTCGTtcagcagccccagccctgggttCTCGGGGCCCTCGTAGAATTTGTTTGTCCGATCAGTGCGGCTCACGTCTCTCTCTGTGGGGACAGGGTGtagatgggaacactgaggctcaggatggtAAAA
This region of Camelus ferus isolate YT-003-E chromosome 9, BCGSAC_Cfer_1.0, whole genome shotgun sequence genomic DNA includes:
- the IL4I1 gene encoding L-amino-acid oxidase isoform X2, which translates into the protein MGSLAWRLLALVPIFLSLAASLDWHTARGSDPFEKCMHDPDYEQLLRVVTLGLNRTSKPRRVIVVGAGVAGLVAAKVLSDAGHKVTILEADSRIGGRIFTYRDQKTGWIGELGAMRMPSSHRILHELCKSLGLNLTKFTQYDENTWTEVNEVKLRNYVVEKMPEKLGYPLHPKEKGHSPEEIYQMALNRALKDVTTLGCRKAMKKFERHTLLDYLLGEGNLSQPAVRLLGDVMSKDGFFYLSFSEALRAHSCLSDRLRYSRILGGWDLLPRALLSSLSGPVLLHAPVVAIKQGIHEVSVHVASSRRARNLRSMTADVVLLTVSGPALQRITFTPPLTRRRQEAVRALHYVPATKVFLSFRRPFWHDEHIEGGHSNTDRPSRVIFYPPPGEGALLLASYTWSDAAATFAGLSLEDSLRLALDDVAALHGPIVYRLWDGSGAVKRWAEDPHSQGGFVVQPPTLWQTDRDNGQEYNWAIPYGRIYFAGEHTAYPHGWVETAVKSALRAAMLINRRVDSQTTSGNNAQFISIHSSPERVHSAPGHHQCNLERGQGTPPSTTTPKRTQY
- the IL4I1 gene encoding L-amino-acid oxidase isoform X1, coding for MGAERACQSQPCTWRLLALVPIFLSLAASLDWHTARGSDPFEKCMHDPDYEQLLRVVTLGLNRTSKPRRVIVVGAGVAGLVAAKVLSDAGHKVTILEADSRIGGRIFTYRDQKTGWIGELGAMRMPSSHRILHELCKSLGLNLTKFTQYDENTWTEVNEVKLRNYVVEKMPEKLGYPLHPKEKGHSPEEIYQMALNRALKDVTTLGCRKAMKKFERHTLLDYLLGEGNLSQPAVRLLGDVMSKDGFFYLSFSEALRAHSCLSDRLRYSRILGGWDLLPRALLSSLSGPVLLHAPVVAIKQGIHEVSVHVASSRRARNLRSMTADVVLLTVSGPALQRITFTPPLTRRRQEAVRALHYVPATKVFLSFRRPFWHDEHIEGGHSNTDRPSRVIFYPPPGEGALLLASYTWSDAAATFAGLSLEDSLRLALDDVAALHGPIVYRLWDGSGAVKRWAEDPHSQGGFVVQPPTLWQTDRDNGQEYNWAIPYGRIYFAGEHTAYPHGWVETAVKSALRAAMLINRRVDSQTTSGNNAQFISIHSSPERVHSAPGHHQCNLERGQGTPPSTTTPKRTQY